From the Synechococcus sp. HK01-R genome, one window contains:
- the rpsC gene encoding 30S ribosomal protein S3 — protein MGHKIHPTGLRLGITQEHRSRWYASSKSYPTLLQEDDRIRKFIHKKYGAAGISDVLIARKADQLEVELKTARPGVLVGRQGSGIEELRSGIQKTVGDLSRQVRINVVEVERVDADAFLLAEYIAQQLEKRVAFRRTIRMAVQRAQRAGVLGLKIQVSGRLNGAEIARTEWTREGRVPLHTLRADIDYATKVASTTYGVLGIKVWVFKGEVLGDEARQQLPVGATPRRRAGRRPQQFEDRSNEG, from the coding sequence ATGGGACACAAAATCCATCCAACCGGCTTACGCCTGGGGATCACCCAGGAGCACCGGTCCCGCTGGTACGCCTCCAGCAAGAGCTATCCGACTCTTCTCCAAGAAGACGATCGGATCCGCAAGTTCATCCACAAGAAATACGGCGCTGCCGGCATCAGCGATGTGCTGATCGCCCGAAAGGCCGACCAGCTTGAGGTTGAACTCAAGACAGCACGCCCCGGCGTGCTGGTCGGCCGCCAGGGCAGCGGCATTGAAGAGCTGCGTAGTGGCATTCAAAAGACCGTCGGAGATCTGAGCCGTCAGGTGCGGATCAACGTGGTTGAAGTCGAGCGTGTCGACGCTGATGCCTTCCTGCTGGCCGAGTACATCGCCCAGCAACTCGAGAAGCGCGTGGCGTTCCGACGCACCATCCGCATGGCCGTTCAACGGGCCCAGCGGGCTGGTGTGCTCGGCCTGAAGATCCAGGTGAGCGGCCGCCTCAATGGCGCCGAGATCGCCCGAACCGAATGGACGCGTGAAGGACGTGTGCCACTGCACACCCTTCGTGCCGACATCGATTACGCCACCAAAGTGGCCAGCACCACCTACGGGGTGCTGGGCATCAAGGTGTGGGTGTTCAAAGGCGAAGTGCTGGGCGACGAGGCCCGGCAGCAACTGCCTGTGGGGGCAACCCCACGGCGTCGGGCCGGTCGCAGGCCCCAACAGTTCGAAGACCGCTCTAACGAGGGTTGA
- the rplV gene encoding 50S ribosomal protein L22, which produces MTTSSPTATTARAHGRFIRGSVSKVRRVLDQIRGRSYRDALIMLEFMPYRSTGPITKVLRSAVANAEHNLGLDPSSLVISQASADMGPAMKRYRPRAQGRAYAIKKQTCHISIAVAAQTDS; this is translated from the coding sequence ATGACCACGTCATCCCCAACGGCCACCACCGCCCGGGCACACGGTCGCTTCATCCGCGGCTCTGTGTCCAAGGTGCGCCGTGTCCTCGACCAGATCCGCGGCCGCAGTTATCGCGACGCGCTGATCATGCTCGAGTTCATGCCCTATCGCTCCACCGGTCCGATCACCAAGGTGCTTCGGTCGGCTGTGGCCAATGCCGAGCACAACCTGGGCCTTGATCCCTCCTCCCTGGTGATCTCCCAGGCCAGTGCCGACATGGGCCCTGCCATGAAGCGGTATCGGCCCCGCGCCCAAGGTCGCGCCTACGCGATCAAGAAGCAGACCTGCCACATCAGCATTGCTGTGGCAGCTCAGACCGACTCCTGA
- the rpsS gene encoding 30S ribosomal protein S19, with amino-acid sequence MGRSLKKGPFIADSLLRKVEKQNAADDKSVIKTWSRASTILPMMIGHTIAVHNGKTHVPVFVTEQMVGHKLGEFAPTRTFKGHIKDKKGGR; translated from the coding sequence ATGGGACGTTCACTTAAAAAAGGCCCTTTCATTGCTGACAGCCTGCTGCGCAAGGTTGAAAAGCAAAACGCCGCCGACGACAAGTCGGTGATCAAGACGTGGTCTCGGGCCTCCACCATCCTGCCGATGATGATCGGCCACACCATTGCCGTTCACAACGGCAAAACCCACGTGCCGGTCTTTGTGACCGAGCAGATGGTGGGTCACAAGCTGGGCGAATTCGCCCCCACCCGCACCTTCAAGGGCCACATCAAAGACAAGAAAGGAGGCCGCTGA
- the rplB gene encoding 50S ribosomal protein L2: protein MAIRTFRPYTPGTRTRVVTDFSEVTGRKPERSLVVAKHRRKGRNNRGVITCRHRGGGHKRLYRVVDFRRNKHGVPAKVAAIHYDPHRNARLALLFYADGEKRYILAPAGVTVGQTVVSGPEAPIEDGNAMPLSAIPLGSSVHCVELYAGRGGQMVRTAGASAQVMAKEGDYVALKLPSTEVRLVRRECYATLGEVGNSEIRNTSLGKAGRRRWLGRRPQVRGSVMNPCDHPHGGGEGRAPIGRSGPVTPWGKPALGLKTRKRNKPSNKFVLRKRRKTSKRSRGGRDS, encoded by the coding sequence ATGGCAATTCGTACTTTCCGCCCCTACACCCCCGGTACCCGCACCCGGGTGGTCACCGACTTCAGTGAGGTCACCGGCCGCAAGCCGGAACGTTCCCTTGTGGTGGCCAAGCACCGTCGCAAGGGACGCAACAACCGCGGTGTGATCACCTGCCGCCATCGCGGTGGCGGCCACAAGCGTCTGTATCGCGTTGTGGATTTCCGCCGCAACAAGCACGGCGTGCCCGCCAAGGTCGCCGCTATCCATTACGACCCCCACCGCAATGCGCGGCTGGCCCTGCTCTTCTATGCCGATGGCGAGAAGCGCTACATCCTGGCTCCGGCCGGTGTGACGGTCGGCCAGACCGTGGTCTCAGGACCTGAGGCACCGATCGAGGACGGCAACGCAATGCCGCTCTCGGCCATTCCCCTCGGCTCCAGTGTTCACTGCGTCGAGCTCTATGCCGGTCGCGGTGGCCAGATGGTGAGAACCGCTGGTGCCAGTGCCCAGGTGATGGCCAAAGAAGGCGACTATGTCGCCCTCAAATTGCCCTCTACCGAGGTGCGCCTGGTCCGCCGTGAGTGCTACGCCACCCTCGGCGAAGTGGGCAACTCCGAGATCCGCAACACCAGCCTGGGCAAGGCAGGTCGCCGTCGCTGGCTGGGACGTCGTCCTCAGGTCCGCGGCAGTGTCATGAACCCCTGCGACCACCCCCACGGTGGTGGTGAGGGTCGGGCACCGATCGGCCGCTCCGGTCCTGTCACCCCTTGGGGTAAGCCGGCCCTGGGTCTCAAGACCCGCAAGCGGAACAAGCCGAGTAACAAGTTCGTCCTCCGCAAGCGTCGTAAGACGTCCAAGCGGAGCCGTGGCGGACGCGACTCCTGA
- a CDS encoding 50S ribosomal protein L23 produces MTERFTGRLADVIRRPLITEKATRALELNQYTFEVDHRAAKPDIKAAVEQLFDVKVTGISTMNPPRRSRRVGRFAGKRAQVKKAVVRLAEGNSIQLFPES; encoded by the coding sequence ATGACTGAGCGCTTCACCGGACGTCTGGCCGATGTGATCCGCCGCCCGCTGATCACCGAAAAGGCCACCCGCGCACTGGAACTCAACCAGTACACCTTTGAGGTGGATCACCGCGCAGCCAAGCCCGACATCAAGGCTGCCGTTGAGCAGCTCTTCGATGTCAAGGTCACGGGCATCAGCACCATGAACCCGCCGCGGCGCAGCCGTCGCGTCGGTCGCTTCGCCGGCAAGCGTGCCCAGGTGAAGAAGGCCGTGGTGCGCCTGGCCGAGGGCAACTCCATCCAACTCTTCCCTGAGTCCTGA
- the rplD gene encoding 50S ribosomal protein L4: MANCVVRDWQGKEAGKASLDLKVAKETTALDLMHRAVLRQQAHSRQGTASTLTRAEVRGGGRKPYKQKGTGRARQGSIRTPLRPGGGIVFGPKPRSYNLAMNRKERRLALRTALMARIEDLTVVKDFGSSLEAPKTREITDALGRLGIADGAKVLIILSSPSEVVRRSVRNLEKVKLIAADQLNVFDLLNANSLVMGEDALATIQEVYGDD; this comes from the coding sequence ATGGCCAACTGTGTTGTTCGTGACTGGCAGGGCAAGGAAGCCGGCAAGGCAAGCCTTGACCTGAAGGTGGCCAAGGAGACCACCGCCCTCGACCTGATGCACCGTGCCGTCCTGCGTCAGCAGGCCCACAGCCGTCAGGGCACCGCCAGCACCCTCACCCGGGCGGAAGTCCGCGGTGGCGGTCGCAAGCCCTACAAGCAAAAAGGCACCGGCCGAGCCCGCCAGGGTTCAATCCGTACGCCTCTGCGTCCCGGTGGCGGCATCGTCTTCGGACCGAAGCCCCGCAGCTACAACCTTGCGATGAACCGCAAGGAGCGTCGCCTGGCCTTGCGCACCGCGCTGATGGCCCGCATCGAAGACCTCACGGTGGTGAAGGATTTCGGCAGCTCTCTGGAAGCACCGAAAACCCGTGAGATCACTGATGCACTCGGTCGCCTCGGCATTGCCGATGGAGCCAAGGTGCTGATCATCCTTTCCAGCCCCTCTGAGGTGGTGCGCCGCTCGGTGCGCAACCTGGAGAAGGTGAAGCTGATCGCCGCCGATCAACTCAACGTCTTCGATCTTCTCAACGCCAACTCCCTGGTGATGGGCGAGGACGCACTCGCAACGATTCAGGAGGTCTACGGCGATGACTGA
- the rplC gene encoding 50S ribosomal protein L3 — translation MSIGILGKKLGMSQLFDEQGRAVPVTLIEAGPCRITQLKTNDTDGYAAVQIGFGETREKLINKPAKGHLAKSGEDLLRHLSEYRVDDVAGLELGGAITVGDFEAGQKVDVSGDTMGRGFAGYQKRHGFSRGPMTHGSKNHREPGSTGAGTTPGRIYPGKRMAGRYGGKKITTRGLTILKIDSERNLLVVKGSVPGKPGSLLNIRPAKRVGDKPANGGK, via the coding sequence ATGTCCATCGGCATCCTTGGGAAGAAGCTGGGTATGTCCCAGCTCTTCGACGAGCAAGGCAGAGCCGTCCCGGTCACCCTGATCGAGGCGGGCCCTTGCCGCATCACCCAACTCAAAACAAATGACACGGATGGCTATGCCGCCGTGCAGATCGGTTTTGGCGAAACCCGCGAAAAACTGATCAATAAGCCCGCTAAGGGTCACCTCGCCAAATCCGGCGAGGATCTGCTGCGCCACCTGAGCGAGTACCGCGTCGATGACGTGGCCGGACTCGAGCTCGGTGGTGCCATCACCGTTGGTGATTTCGAAGCGGGCCAAAAGGTGGACGTGAGCGGCGACACCATGGGTCGCGGTTTCGCCGGTTATCAGAAGCGCCACGGGTTCAGCCGCGGTCCTATGACCCACGGTTCCAAGAACCACCGCGAACCGGGTTCGACCGGCGCCGGCACGACACCGGGCCGCATCTACCCCGGCAAGCGCATGGCCGGCCGCTATGGCGGCAAAAAAATCACCACCCGTGGGCTCACGATTCTGAAGATCGACAGCGAGCGCAATCTGCTGGTGGTGAAGGGTTCCGTCCCGGGCAAGCCGGGCTCCCTGCTCAACATCCGGCCCGCCAAGCGTGTGGGTGACAAGCCCGCCAACGGAGGTAAGTGA
- a CDS encoding NAD(P)H-quinone oxidoreductase subunit N, translated as MPLLLSGRGFRRELEAEGCMAVHAPLEGGAETRLLRRLRAAGYRTHITTARGLGDPEVFLFQKHGVRPPHLGHQSVGRGAAVGEVQEVMPLLGERMLGDQPVVLWLLEGQVLSRSELLSLCALCRREPRLKVVVEMGGARALRWQPMTRLLGA; from the coding sequence ATGCCGCTGCTGCTCTCTGGACGGGGATTCCGCCGCGAGCTCGAGGCTGAGGGTTGCATGGCTGTTCATGCTCCTCTTGAAGGTGGTGCCGAGACGCGTTTGTTGCGTCGTTTGCGGGCAGCCGGTTATCGCACCCACATCACAACGGCGCGTGGCTTGGGTGATCCGGAGGTCTTCCTCTTCCAAAAGCATGGCGTCCGTCCGCCGCACCTCGGTCATCAGAGCGTTGGGCGCGGTGCCGCTGTCGGTGAGGTGCAGGAGGTCATGCCTCTGCTCGGTGAGCGCATGCTGGGCGATCAGCCTGTGGTGCTCTGGTTGCTTGAAGGGCAGGTCCTGTCTCGCTCCGAGCTGCTCTCCCTCTGCGCGCTCTGTCGACGGGAGCCGCGCTTGAAGGTGGTGGTGGAGATGGGTGGTGCCCGAGCTTTGCGTTGGCAGCCCATGACCCGTTTGCTGGGGGCCTGA
- a CDS encoding LdpA C-terminal domain-containing domain: MTLAAAGGDAGERALAQGRWVKLICGASNTDLPSIADLCALYAVAGVHCVDVAADPAVVLAAREGLAWAEDQIGSRPWLMVSVSDGSDAHFRKAEFDPGRCPPDCSRPCERVCPALAIDQFVGVLPDRCYGCGRCLPACPLALITSRDSIIGRDDLAALLRELRPDALEIHTAPGRIAAFQATLAPVMQAEVPFKRLAVSCGLEGHGLTVDDLARELWMRHAVLRACGQRPLWQLDGRPMSGDVGSGTARAAVKLWQQLLPFAPPGPLQLAGGTNEATITQLPEGVDSAPAGVAFGGKARTLVQPWLLEAQQRGRNLRDWPEGWSRALASARALIRPWLQRHTGPEAC, encoded by the coding sequence ATGACCCTCGCTGCTGCGGGCGGCGATGCCGGTGAGCGAGCCCTGGCGCAGGGACGCTGGGTCAAGCTCATCTGCGGGGCCAGCAACACGGATTTGCCTTCGATCGCTGATCTGTGTGCGCTCTATGCCGTTGCCGGTGTGCACTGCGTGGATGTGGCCGCAGATCCTGCCGTCGTGCTCGCTGCACGGGAGGGTTTGGCCTGGGCTGAGGATCAGATCGGCAGTCGCCCATGGCTGATGGTGAGTGTCAGCGATGGCAGCGATGCCCATTTCCGTAAAGCCGAATTTGATCCGGGTCGCTGCCCTCCCGATTGCTCGCGGCCTTGCGAGCGGGTTTGCCCAGCACTGGCGATTGATCAGTTTGTGGGGGTTCTCCCTGACCGCTGTTATGGCTGTGGTCGCTGTCTGCCCGCCTGTCCTCTAGCCCTGATCACGAGCCGCGATTCGATCATCGGACGCGACGACCTGGCCGCCCTGCTTCGGGAGCTGCGGCCCGATGCCCTTGAGATCCACACGGCCCCTGGTCGGATCGCTGCCTTTCAGGCAACTCTGGCGCCCGTGATGCAGGCGGAGGTGCCCTTCAAACGCTTGGCTGTCAGCTGTGGGCTGGAAGGCCATGGCCTCACGGTCGACGATCTGGCACGGGAGCTTTGGATGCGCCACGCCGTTCTGCGTGCCTGCGGCCAACGCCCTCTATGGCAGCTGGATGGTCGACCCATGTCGGGGGATGTGGGCAGCGGCACGGCCCGAGCCGCTGTGAAGCTGTGGCAGCAGTTGCTCCCGTTCGCTCCCCCCGGGCCGCTGCAGCTGGCCGGTGGCACCAATGAGGCCACGATCACCCAGCTGCCTGAGGGGGTTGACTCAGCACCGGCTGGGGTGGCCTTCGGAGGGAAAGCCCGCACCCTGGTGCAGCCATGGCTCCTGGAGGCGCAGCAGCGAGGGCGGAATTTGCGTGACTGGCCTGAGGGTTGGTCACGAGCACTGGCTAGCGCCCGCGCGTTGATTCGACCCTGGTTGCAGCGTCACACTGGTCCGGAAGCCTGCTAG
- a CDS encoding AAA family ATPase, with the protein MSTERITDDLDRLLALLPAEVQVALQTESSREQLLEVVLDLGRVPEARYPGRSLPLGERCLLRDDLQATVERLGRFGADNRAGIERTLHRISAIRNRRGDVVGLTCRVGRAVFGTVAMVRDLLDSGQSLLLMGRPGVGKTTALREIARVLADELEKRVVVIDTSNEIAGDGDIPHPAIGRARRMQVARPELQHQVMIEAVENHMPEVIVIDEIGTELEAQAARTIAERGVMLVATAHGNALANLIKNPTLCDLVGGIESVTLGDEEARRRRSQKTVLERAAEPTFPLAVEMHSRHRWAVHADVGRTVDLLLRGQTPRPEERELSSDGSVRRCDPLPDKGTGLAVRLRPPRDLREPPRLAMVPTPDPSHVSDQRQPELVSEPASDAAREAAHKAASTPDVLQVICCGLTPRLVEEASRRHRWPVQLVDDLSAADVVLSVRQGLGRQPDLRRQAREARVPILVIKADTLPQVERALERLLSRRLAPEAPALPDDQADAFAALEECRLAVEQVVVPQGRPVELLPRNEEVRRMQADLIARYRLRSDVFGQADQQRLRVFPP; encoded by the coding sequence ATGAGCACCGAGCGGATCACTGACGATCTTGATCGCTTGCTGGCTCTGTTGCCGGCTGAGGTGCAGGTTGCTCTGCAGACGGAATCCTCCCGCGAGCAGTTGCTTGAGGTGGTGCTCGATCTGGGTCGGGTGCCCGAAGCGCGATATCCGGGCCGCTCACTGCCTCTTGGGGAGCGTTGTTTGCTCAGGGACGATCTACAGGCGACGGTGGAGCGGCTTGGTCGGTTCGGTGCTGACAACAGGGCTGGGATTGAGCGCACCCTGCACCGCATCAGTGCGATCCGCAACCGTCGCGGCGACGTGGTGGGGCTCACCTGCAGGGTTGGTCGCGCGGTCTTTGGCACCGTGGCGATGGTGCGGGATCTGCTCGATAGCGGTCAGTCCCTCCTGCTGATGGGGCGTCCTGGTGTGGGCAAGACCACGGCCCTTCGGGAGATCGCCAGGGTGCTGGCCGATGAGCTGGAGAAGCGGGTGGTGGTCATCGACACCAGCAACGAGATCGCCGGCGATGGCGACATCCCGCATCCTGCGATCGGCCGGGCCCGACGCATGCAGGTGGCCCGTCCTGAGCTGCAACACCAGGTGATGATCGAAGCCGTGGAGAACCACATGCCCGAGGTCATCGTGATCGATGAGATCGGCACTGAACTGGAAGCGCAGGCGGCCCGCACCATTGCGGAACGGGGGGTGATGCTGGTGGCGACCGCCCACGGCAATGCCCTGGCGAACCTGATTAAAAATCCGACCCTCTGTGATCTGGTGGGCGGCATTGAATCGGTCACCCTTGGAGACGAGGAAGCGCGTCGGCGCCGCAGTCAGAAAACGGTGTTGGAGCGGGCGGCCGAGCCCACCTTCCCCCTGGCCGTTGAGATGCATAGCCGGCATCGCTGGGCGGTGCATGCCGATGTCGGTCGCACGGTGGATCTCCTGCTGCGGGGGCAGACCCCTCGGCCAGAAGAAAGGGAGCTCTCTTCTGATGGATCCGTGCGCCGATGCGATCCATTGCCTGACAAGGGCACCGGCCTTGCGGTGCGGCTTCGGCCACCTCGGGACCTTCGGGAGCCGCCACGGCTCGCCATGGTGCCGACGCCGGATCCCAGTCACGTCTCGGACCAACGACAGCCTGAACTGGTATCGGAACCAGCCTCAGACGCAGCCCGCGAAGCAGCCCACAAAGCCGCCTCGACGCCGGATGTTCTTCAGGTGATCTGCTGTGGTCTCACCCCCCGCCTGGTGGAGGAGGCCAGTCGTCGCCATCGCTGGCCCGTGCAGCTTGTGGACGATCTATCCGCGGCTGATGTGGTTCTCAGTGTTCGGCAAGGCTTGGGCCGTCAACCCGACCTGCGCCGCCAGGCCCGGGAGGCGCGGGTGCCGATTCTGGTGATCAAGGCCGACACCCTGCCTCAGGTGGAGCGGGCGCTCGAGCGTTTGCTCTCGCGCCGCCTTGCTCCTGAAGCCCCCGCCTTGCCTGATGATCAGGCGGATGCGTTCGCCGCATTGGAGGAGTGTCGCCTGGCGGTCGAGCAGGTGGTTGTGCCCCAGGGGCGTCCGGTGGAACTCCTCCCTCGTAACGAGGAAGTTCGGCGCATGCAGGCCGATCTCATTGCTCGTTACCGCCTCCGTAGCGATGTGTTCGGCCAGGCGGATCAACAGCGACTGCGGGTGTTTCCGCCCTGA
- a CDS encoding HAD family hydrolase: MSNSPLLVFDFDGVIIDGMEEYWWAARQASIRLIGPAAEAALPVELPALFRSSRPWVHHGWEMVLLAAELMDAESPLRRLGAPQDSADYLRRTERLLEARGWQPAVLQEALEQVRREAVAKDRTSWLALHRPFPGVVDRLRRFQSEGVAWSVLTTKGRAFAAELLDALDLQPALLHGHEDGSKPEVLLQLRAVRRLRGFIEDRRATLEAVHRTPGLDDLPCYLVSWGYLKPQDRHGLPDGVHWLEPELFASPLASWP; encoded by the coding sequence GTGTCCAACTCCCCGTTGTTGGTCTTCGATTTCGATGGCGTGATCATCGATGGCATGGAGGAGTACTGGTGGGCTGCCAGGCAAGCCTCCATTCGTCTGATCGGCCCCGCAGCTGAAGCAGCGCTCCCTGTTGAGTTGCCCGCCCTGTTTCGCTCCAGTCGTCCCTGGGTCCATCACGGTTGGGAGATGGTCCTCCTCGCCGCTGAGCTGATGGATGCGGAGAGTCCCTTGCGGCGCCTCGGTGCCCCCCAGGACAGTGCTGACTATCTCCGTAGAACCGAGCGGTTGCTCGAGGCCCGAGGCTGGCAGCCCGCTGTGCTTCAGGAGGCGCTGGAGCAGGTGCGACGGGAGGCTGTCGCCAAGGACAGGACCTCCTGGTTGGCGTTGCATCGCCCGTTCCCTGGTGTGGTTGACCGGCTTCGCCGTTTTCAGTCGGAGGGTGTGGCTTGGTCTGTGCTCACGACCAAGGGCCGTGCCTTCGCCGCAGAGCTCCTTGACGCTCTCGATCTCCAGCCTGCTTTGCTGCATGGCCATGAAGATGGCAGTAAGCCGGAGGTGCTGCTCCAGCTGCGTGCCGTTCGCCGACTGCGAGGGTTCATCGAGGATCGCCGCGCCACCCTCGAAGCTGTGCATCGCACTCCCGGGCTGGACGATCTTCCCTGCTACCTGGTCAGCTGGGGATACCTGAAGCCCCAGGATCGCCATGGGTTGCCGGATGGAGTTCATTGGCTTGAGCCGGAGCTGTTTGCGTCCCCCTTGGCGAGCTGGCCCTGA